The Thermodesulfatator atlanticus DSM 21156 genome has a segment encoding these proteins:
- a CDS encoding P-II family nitrogen regulator: MSKICEIIAIIRPTKMLATKKALAEMGLPSFTAVKAFGRGKQGGYVDELGYRVSPEIIEKAKEMKARFIPKRLLMAVVPEAMVEKVVKTIISVNQTGKHGDGKIFVLPVDESYRVRTGEKDLEALF, translated from the coding sequence ATGAGCAAAATATGCGAAATCATTGCAATAATTAGACCCACAAAAATGCTGGCCACCAAAAAGGCTCTGGCTGAGATGGGGCTACCTTCTTTTACTGCGGTAAAGGCCTTTGGTCGCGGAAAACAAGGTGGCTACGTTGACGAGCTTGGTTACCGGGTAAGTCCTGAAATCATCGAAAAGGCCAAGGAAATGAAGGCACGGTTTATCCCTAAGCGCTTACTCATGGCAGTGGTGCCAGAGGCCATGGTGGAAAAGGTGGTTAAGACCATTATTAGCGTAAACCAGACAGGCAAACACGGAGACGGCAAAATCTTTGTATTGCCAGTGGATGAAAGTTACCGGGTTCGTACCGGAGAAAAAGACCTAGAAGCCCTTTTTTAA
- a CDS encoding class I SAM-dependent methyltransferase has protein sequence MWQKVSKSFGQVAQEYDAWYQENPIFASEIETLRNLGPPKQPALEIGVGTGAFAVALGFDYGLDPSLEMLSLAREKGIKAVCGIAERQPFKDKSFNACGMFFTLCFLEDPKKALSECYRVLKPNGNLYLGVIPKDSPWGVYYEEKARQGHPLYRYARFLAGEELPSLLDEAGFRLKAGYSSLFISPKASPKKESPKEGLLTQAGFWAILAEKL, from the coding sequence ATGTGGCAAAAAGTTAGCAAAAGTTTTGGTCAAGTAGCCCAAGAATACGATGCCTGGTATCAGGAAAACCCCATCTTTGCCTCAGAGATCGAAACTTTACGCAACTTGGGCCCTCCAAAACAACCTGCTTTAGAAATTGGTGTTGGTACCGGAGCCTTTGCGGTGGCGCTAGGCTTTGACTACGGGCTTGACCCTTCTCTTGAGATGCTCTCCCTAGCCAGAGAAAAGGGGATAAAAGCCGTGTGTGGCATCGCAGAGCGGCAACCTTTTAAAGATAAAAGTTTTAATGCCTGCGGCATGTTTTTTACTTTATGTTTTTTGGAAGATCCTAAAAAAGCCCTCTCTGAGTGTTACCGGGTTTTAAAGCCCAACGGAAATTTATATCTTGGGGTAATACCAAAAGATTCTCCCTGGGGTGTTTATTACGAAGAAAAAGCGCGCCAAGGCCATCCCCTTTATCGCTATGCCAGGTTTTTAGCAGGAGAGGAACTGCCAAGCTTGCTTGATGAAGCGGGTTTCAGACTAAAGGCGGGTTATAGTTCTCTTTTTATTTCGCCAAAAGCTTCCCCCAAAAAAGAAAGCCCAAAAGAAGGCCTTCTTACCCAGGCGGGTTTTTGGGCCATTTTGGCAGAAAAACTTTAG
- the nifH gene encoding nitrogenase iron protein, which translates to MATRKIGIYGKGGIGKSTTTQNLAAALAHYFDKKVMIHGCDPKADATRMILGGKPQETVLDVLREEGEENVTLDKVVKIGFAGIRCVESGGPEPGVGCAGRGVITAINLMEQLGGYPEDLDFLFYDVLGDVVCGGFAMPVRDGKAQEIYIVASGEMMAIYAANNICRGMVKYAQRTGVRLGGIICNSRKVDREEELMQEFCERLGTQMIMFIPRDNIVQKAEFNKKTVVEYDPDHPQAHAYKELARRIIENKNLVIPKPLSMDELEQLVVKYGIA; encoded by the coding sequence ATGGCTACAAGGAAGATCGGTATCTACGGAAAAGGTGGTATCGGAAAATCAACCACTACCCAGAACCTAGCTGCTGCTTTGGCCCACTATTTTGATAAAAAGGTCATGATTCATGGTTGTGACCCCAAAGCTGACGCTACCCGTATGATTCTTGGCGGAAAACCCCAGGAAACGGTTCTTGATGTCCTTCGTGAAGAAGGTGAAGAAAACGTAACCCTCGATAAAGTCGTAAAAATCGGTTTTGCCGGTATTCGTTGTGTGGAATCTGGTGGTCCTGAACCAGGTGTTGGATGCGCTGGTCGCGGTGTTATCACCGCTATAAACCTTATGGAACAGCTTGGTGGCTATCCTGAAGACCTAGACTTTCTTTTTTACGACGTTTTGGGTGACGTAGTCTGTGGTGGTTTCGCTATGCCGGTGCGTGATGGCAAGGCCCAGGAGATTTACATCGTAGCCTCTGGTGAAATGATGGCCATCTATGCTGCCAACAATATTTGCCGCGGAATGGTCAAATATGCCCAACGCACAGGGGTGCGTCTGGGTGGCATTATCTGTAACAGCCGTAAGGTTGACCGTGAAGAAGAACTTATGCAGGAGTTCTGCGAACGTTTGGGCACCCAGATGATTATGTTCATCCCACGTGACAACATCGTCCAAAAGGCAGAATTCAACAAAAAGACCGTGGTGGAATATGATCCGGACCACCCGCAGGCTCACGCTTATAAGGAGCTTGCGCGCAGGATCATTGAAAATAAGAACTTAGTCATTCCTAAGCCCCTTTCCATGGATGAATTGGAACAGTTGGTAGTCAAATACGGAATCGCTTAA
- a CDS encoding P-II family nitrogen regulator — translation MKMIKAIVRPEKTQDVVDALEEAGFLALTRIDVVGRGKQGGLTMGEIVYDELPKTLLFLVVDDEAVPKVRDIIMESARTGRFGDGKIFVVPVNEAWTIRTGQPEL, via the coding sequence ATGAAAATGATCAAAGCTATTGTCAGGCCAGAAAAAACCCAGGACGTAGTGGATGCCTTAGAAGAGGCGGGATTTCTTGCGCTAACGCGCATTGACGTGGTTGGTCGCGGAAAACAAGGCGGTCTTACTATGGGAGAGATCGTCTATGACGAACTCCCTAAGACCTTGCTTTTTCTGGTGGTGGATGATGAGGCAGTGCCCAAAGTGCGCGACATCATTATGGAATCAGCGCGTACCGGGCGTTTCGGAGACGGAAAGATATTTGTGGTGCCGGTGAATGAAGCTTGGACTATCCGTACCGGCCAGCCTGAACTCTAA
- the glnA gene encoding type I glutamate--ammonia ligase — translation MTPKEVLEFAKKNGAKMVDLRFVDFPGMWQNFTVPIEELDESSFENGFGFDGSSIRGWQEIHESDMIVVPDPDTAVMDPFYEVPTLVLLCNIYDPITKEPYSRDPRYVAKKAEEYLKSTGIGDVAFFGPEPEFFIFDDIRYDTGTNYSFYFVDSIEGAWNTGREECPNLGYKPRPKEGYFPVPPSDKLHDLRTEMVMVLQQIGIKVECQHHEVATAGQAEIDMRFAPLLKMGDQLMWYKYVIKNVAYKHGKTVTFMPKPLFGDNGSGMHTHFSIWKGDTPLFAGDRYAGLSETALYAIGGILKHCKAVCAFTNPTTNSYKRLTPGFEAPVNLCYSSRNRSAAVRIPMYSPSPKAKRIEFRTPDPSCNGYLAFAAMLMAALDGIENRIDPGEPMDKDLYSLPPEELKDIPQTPATLEEALDALENDYEFLLKGDVFTEDLIKKWLDYKRSEEADQVRLRPHPYEFYLYFDI, via the coding sequence ATGACACCCAAAGAAGTACTTGAATTTGCCAAGAAAAACGGCGCAAAGATGGTTGACTTGAGGTTTGTTGATTTCCCTGGTATGTGGCAGAACTTTACGGTTCCTATTGAAGAGCTTGATGAGTCTTCCTTTGAAAACGGCTTTGGTTTTGATGGTTCTTCAATCCGTGGCTGGCAGGAGATTCACGAAAGTGACATGATCGTTGTGCCGGATCCTGACACTGCGGTTATGGATCCCTTCTATGAAGTGCCTACTTTGGTACTTCTTTGCAACATTTATGACCCTATTACCAAAGAGCCCTATAGTCGTGATCCCCGCTATGTAGCCAAAAAGGCTGAAGAGTATCTCAAGAGCACCGGTATTGGCGACGTAGCTTTTTTTGGTCCTGAGCCGGAATTTTTCATCTTTGATGACATTCGCTACGACACCGGCACCAACTATAGTTTTTATTTCGTAGATTCTATCGAAGGTGCCTGGAATACCGGCCGTGAGGAGTGCCCCAACCTTGGCTATAAGCCTCGTCCCAAAGAAGGTTACTTCCCGGTGCCTCCGTCTGACAAACTCCATGACCTCCGTACGGAGATGGTCATGGTGCTTCAGCAGATCGGCATCAAGGTAGAATGCCAGCACCACGAAGTGGCCACTGCTGGCCAGGCTGAAATCGATATGCGCTTTGCGCCCCTCCTAAAGATGGGCGACCAGCTCATGTGGTACAAGTACGTCATTAAAAACGTGGCCTATAAGCACGGAAAGACCGTTACTTTTATGCCCAAGCCTCTTTTTGGTGATAACGGCTCTGGTATGCACACTCACTTCAGCATCTGGAAGGGGGATACTCCTCTTTTTGCTGGCGATCGTTATGCTGGTCTTTCTGAGACCGCCCTTTATGCCATTGGTGGTATTTTGAAACATTGTAAGGCTGTTTGTGCTTTTACCAACCCCACCACCAACTCGTATAAGCGTTTGACCCCTGGTTTTGAGGCTCCGGTGAACCTCTGTTATTCCAGCCGTAACCGTTCAGCTGCTGTTCGTATTCCTATGTACAGCCCAAGCCCCAAAGCCAAACGTATTGAATTCCGTACCCCAGATCCTTCCTGTAACGGTTATCTTGCTTTTGCCGCTATGCTTATGGCTGCCCTTGATGGTATTGAAAATCGTATTGATCCCGGTGAACCTATGGATAAAGACCTCTACAGCCTGCCTCCAGAAGAACTCAAAGACATTCCTCAGACTCCTGCTACCCTTGAAGAAGCCCTTGATGCCCTTGAAAACGACTACGAGTTCTTGCTCAAGGGCGACGTGTTCACCGAAGACCTCATCAAGAAGTGGCTTGATTACAAACGTAGCGAAGAGGCAGATCAGGTTCGCCTTCGTCCGCATCCTTACGAGTTCTATCTTTACTTCGATATCTAA
- a CDS encoding PilZ domain-containing protein: MEQERRRHIRVKLKGSKVFLPDGQEGELANASISGIAFWQPNGASLKPGDTLSIVLTYQGEEINGEARVVHLNGRLVGCEWIDFANEKQRMAYYSWLLEPEFE; encoded by the coding sequence ATGGAACAAGAACGCCGACGTCATATAAGGGTAAAACTTAAAGGTTCAAAGGTATTTCTCCCTGATGGTCAGGAAGGGGAGCTTGCCAACGCAAGTATCAGTGGTATTGCCTTCTGGCAACCAAACGGAGCCTCTCTTAAACCAGGAGATACTTTAAGTATTGTCTTGACTTATCAGGGCGAAGAAATAAACGGAGAAGCCAGGGTGGTTCATCTCAACGGAAGACTTGTTGGTTGCGAGTGGATTGATTTTGCCAATGAAAAACAAAGAATGGCGTATTATTCCTGGCTTCTTGAGCCAGAGTTCGAATAA